The following proteins are encoded in a genomic region of Xenopus laevis strain J_2021 chromosome 3L, Xenopus_laevis_v10.1, whole genome shotgun sequence:
- the LOC121401291 gene encoding serine-rich adhesin for platelets-like, translated as MNPSSVSDTTETFSVSDSTETSSASDPTETSSASDTTESSSASDPTETSSVSDSTETSSVSDSTESPSASDPTETSSVSDSTETSSASDPTETSSVSDSTETSSVSDSTETSSVSDSTESPSASDPTETSSVSDSTETSSVSDSTETSPVSDSTESSSASDPTETSSVSDSTETSSVSDSTETSSASDPTETSSVPDSTETSSVSDSTETSSVSDSTETSPVSDSTESSSASDPTETSSVSESTETSSVSDSTETSSVSDSTETSSVSDPTETSSVSDSTETSSVSVSTETSSVSDPTETSSAPDLTETSSPSDPTETSSVLDTTESSSVSDSTETSSLSDPTETSSASDPTETSSTSDPTETSSASDSTETSSASDPTETSSTLDPTETSSMSNPTEASSVSDPMETSSVSNPTETSSVSDPTDTSSVSDPTETNSVSGPTETSSVSGPTETSSVSGPTETSSVSDPTETSSVSDPTETSSVSGPTEISTVSDPTKTSSVSDPSETSSVPEPTETSSVSNPTETSSVLAPTETSSMSDPTETSSVSDPTETSSVSDPTETSSVSVPTESSSVSDPTKTSSVSDPTKTSSVSDPTETSSVSNPTETSSVSNPTETSSVSDPTETSSVSDPTETSSVSDPTKTSSVSDPTKTSSVSDPTETSSVSNPTETSSVSDPTETSSVSDPTGKSSVSVPTESSSVSDPTKTSSVLDPTKTSSVSDPTETSSVSNPTETSSVSDPTETSSVSDPTETSSVSVPTESSSVSDPTKTSSVLDPTKTSSVSDPSETSSVSNPTETSSVSDPTKTSSVSDPTKTSSVPDPAETSSVPDPAETSSVPDTAKTSSVPDTAATSSEKVSTSDKPDQVQTSPKPEQTALSTTLKPTTTAIHPATTTNNPNEQRDCKNGGYDDGTKCICIKYFYGTLCDYAKDTLDVGNTLNATVKVNMKITNKLFQKGMENKSSPAYGQFEKEFRAQVRI; from the exons ATGAATCCATCCTCTGTGTCTGATACAACAGAGACTTTCTCTGTGTCTGACTCAACAGAAACATCCTCTGCGTCTGATCCAACAGAAACATCCTCTGCATCTGATACCACAGAATCATCCTCTGCATCAGACCCAACAGAAACATCCTCTGTGTCAGACTCAACAGAAACATCCTCTGTGTCAGACTCAACAGAATCACCCTCTGCATCAGACCCAACAGAAACATCCTCTGTGTCAGACTCAACAGAAACATCCTCTGCATCAGACCCAACAGAAACATCTTCTGTGTCAGACTCAACAGAAACATCTTCTGTGTCAGACTCAACAGAAACATCCTCTGTGTCAGACTCAACAGAATCCCCCTCTGCATCAGACCCAACAGAAACATCTTCTGTGTCAGACTCAACAGAAACATCCTCTGTGTCAGACTCAACAGAAACATCTCCTGTGTCAGACTCAACAGAATCATCCTCTGCATCAGACCCAACAGAAACATCCTCTGTGTCAGACTCAACAGAAACATCCTCTGTGTCAGACTCAACAGAAACATCCTCTGCATCAGACCCAACAGAAACATCCTCTGTGCCAGACTCAACAGAAACATCCTCTGTGTCAGACTCAACAGAAACATCCTCTGTGTCAGACTCAACAGAAACATCTCCTGTGTCAGACTCAACAGAATCATCCTCTGCATCAGACCCAACAGAAACATCCTCTGTGTCAGAATCAACAGAAACATCCTCTGTGTCAGACTCAACAGAAACATCCTCTGTGTCAGACTCAACAGAAACATCCTCTGTGTCTGATCCAACAGAAACATCCTCTGTGTCAGACTCAACAGAAACATCCTCTGTGTCAGTCTCAACAGAAACATCCTCTGTGTCTGATCCAACAGAAACATCCTCTGCGCCTGATCTTACAGAAACATCCTCTCCATCTGACCCAACAGAAACATCATCTGTGCTGGACACAACAGAATCATCCTCTGTGTCTGACTCAACAGAAACATCCTCTCTATCTGATCCAACAGAAACATCCTCTGCGTCAGACCCAACAGAAACATCCTCTACATCTGACCCAACAGAAACATCCTCTGCGTCTGATTCAACAGAGACATCCTCTGCATCTGACCCAACAGAAACATCCTCTACGTTGGACCCAACAGAAACATCCTCTATGTCTAATCCAACAGAGGCTTCTTCTGTGTCTGATCCAATGGAAACATCCTCTGTGTCTAATCCAACAGAAACATCCTCAGTGTCTGATCCAACAGACACTTCCTCTGTGTCTGATCCAACGGAGACTAACTCTGTGTCTGGTCCAACAGAGACTTCCTCTGTGTCTGGTCCAACAGAGACTTCCTCTGTGTCTGGTCCAACAGAGACTTCCTCTGTGTCTGATCCAACAGAGACTTCTTCTGTGTCTGATCCAACAGAGACTTCCTCTGTGTCTGGTCCAACGGAGATTTCCACTGTGTCTGATCCAACGAAGACTTCATCTGTATCTGATCCATCAGAAACTTCCTCTGTGCCTGAACCAACAGAGACTTCCTCTGTGTCTAATCCAACAGAAACTTCCTCTGTGTTGGCCCCAACAGAAACATCCTCTATGTCGGACCCAACAGAAACATCCTCTGTGTCTGACCCAACCGAGACTTCCTCTGTGTCTGACCCAACAGAAACATCCTCTGTGTCGGTCCCAACAGAATCATCCTCTGTCTCGGACCCAACAAAGACTTCCTCTGTGTCGGACCCAACAAAAACATCCTCTGTTTCTGACCCAACAGAAACATCCTCTGTGTCTAACCCAACAGAAACATCCTCTGTGTCTAACCCAACAGAAACATCCTCTGTGTCTGACCCAACAGAGACATCCTCTGTGTCTGACCCAACAGAAACATCCTCTGTCTCGGACCCAACAAAGACTTCCTCTGTTTCGGACCCAACAAAAACATCCTCTGTTTCTGACCCAACAGAAACATCCTCTGTGTCTAACCCAACAGAAACATCCTCTGTGTCTGACCCAACAGAGACTTCCTCTGTGTCTGACCCAACAGGAAAATCCTCTGTGTCGGTCCCAACAGAATCATCCTCTGTCTCGGACCCAACAAAGACTTCCTCTGTGCTGGACCCAACAAAAACATCCTCTGTTTCTGACCCAACAGAAACATCCTCTGTGTCTAACCCAACAGAGACTTCCTCTGTGTCTGACCCAACAGAGACTTCCTCTGTGTCTGACCCAACAGAAACATCCTCTGTGTCTGTCCCAACAGAATCATCCTCTGTCTCGGACCCAACAAAGACTTCCTCTGTGTTGGACCCAACAAAAACATCCTCTGTTTCTGACCCTTCAGAAACATCCTCTGTGTCTAACCCAACAGAAACATCCTCTGTGTCTGACCCAACAAAGACTTCCTCTGTGTCTGACCCAACAAAAACATCCTCTGTGCCTGATCCAGCAGAAACATCTTCTGTGCCTGATCCAGCAGAAACATCCTCTGTGCCTGATACAGCAAAAACATCCTCTGTGCCTGATACAGCAGCAACTTCATCTGAAAAGGTGTCAACCTCAGATAAGCCTGATCAAGTTCAAACCTCACCAAAACCTGAACAGACTGCTCTAAGTACAACATTAAAACCAACTACTACAGCTATTCATCCCGCAACAACTACCAATAACCCAAATGAAC AAAGAGACTGTAAGAATGGAGGTTATGACGATGGCACTAAATGTATATGCATCAAGTATTTTTATGGAACTTTATGTGACTATGCTAAAGACACATTGGATGTAG GAAACACACTTAATGCCACAGTGAAAGTGAATATGAAAATCACaaacaaattgtttcagaagGGGATGGAAAATAAATCCTCTCCAGCGTACGGACAGTTTGAGAAAGAGTTCAGAGCTCAGGTAAGAATTTGA